One window from the genome of Entelurus aequoreus isolate RoL-2023_Sb linkage group LG04, RoL_Eaeq_v1.1, whole genome shotgun sequence encodes:
- the gje1a gene encoding gap junction epsilon-1 protein isoform X1: MSLNYIKNFYEGCLRPPTVIGQFHTLFFGSVRMFFLGVLGFAVYGNEALHFSCDPDRRELNLYCYNQFRPITPQVFWALQLVTVLVPGAVFHLYAACKNIDQEEILERPIYTVFYIISVLLRIILEVIAFWLQSHLFGFQVHPLYMCDASALEKAFNVTKCMVPEHFEKTIFLSAMYTFTVITILLCIAEIFEILCRRLGYLNNQ; encoded by the exons ctCAGGCCTCCGACGGTGATCGGCCAGTTCCACACCTTGTTCTTCGGctcggtgcggatgttcttcctgGGAGTTCTGGGCTTCGCCGTCTACGGGAATGAGGCACTGCACTTCAGCTGCGACCCAGATCGCAGAGAGCTCAACCTGTACTGTTACAACCAGTTCCGACCCATAACGCCTCAG GTCTTCTGGGCCTTACAGCTGGTCACGGTTTTGGTCCCGGGGGCAGTATTCCACCTCTATGCGGCCTGCAAGAACATCGACCAGGAGGAGATCCTGGAGCGACCCATCTACACCGTCTTCTACATCATCTCTGTTCTCCTACGCATCATTTTGGAAGTCATCGCCTTCTGGCTACAGAGTCACCTGTTTGGCTTCCAG GTTCACCCACTCTATATGTGCGACGCCAGTGCTTTGGAGAAGGCCTTCAACGTGACCAAGTGCATGGTGCCCGAGCACTTTGAAAAGACCATCTTCTTGAGCGCCATGTACACCTTCACCGTAATCACCATTCTGCTATGCATCGCCGAGATCTTCGAGATACTCTGCAGACGTCTTGGCTATCTCAACAACCAATGA
- the gje1a gene encoding gap junction epsilon-1 protein isoform X2, producing MMKAKKLRPPTVIGQFHTLFFGSVRMFFLGVLGFAVYGNEALHFSCDPDRRELNLYCYNQFRPITPQVFWALQLVTVLVPGAVFHLYAACKNIDQEEILERPIYTVFYIISVLLRIILEVIAFWLQSHLFGFQVHPLYMCDASALEKAFNVTKCMVPEHFEKTIFLSAMYTFTVITILLCIAEIFEILCRRLGYLNNQ from the exons ctCAGGCCTCCGACGGTGATCGGCCAGTTCCACACCTTGTTCTTCGGctcggtgcggatgttcttcctgGGAGTTCTGGGCTTCGCCGTCTACGGGAATGAGGCACTGCACTTCAGCTGCGACCCAGATCGCAGAGAGCTCAACCTGTACTGTTACAACCAGTTCCGACCCATAACGCCTCAG GTCTTCTGGGCCTTACAGCTGGTCACGGTTTTGGTCCCGGGGGCAGTATTCCACCTCTATGCGGCCTGCAAGAACATCGACCAGGAGGAGATCCTGGAGCGACCCATCTACACCGTCTTCTACATCATCTCTGTTCTCCTACGCATCATTTTGGAAGTCATCGCCTTCTGGCTACAGAGTCACCTGTTTGGCTTCCAG GTTCACCCACTCTATATGTGCGACGCCAGTGCTTTGGAGAAGGCCTTCAACGTGACCAAGTGCATGGTGCCCGAGCACTTTGAAAAGACCATCTTCTTGAGCGCCATGTACACCTTCACCGTAATCACCATTCTGCTATGCATCGCCGAGATCTTCGAGATACTCTGCAGACGTCTTGGCTATCTCAACAACCAATGA